The Gemmatimonadaceae bacterium genome window below encodes:
- a CDS encoding CsgG/HfaB family protein produces MPSRSTHVVRLCRLCRVPAIAFAGSLASVFATACASAPINRQAAAITNADRDAKRALDRESQIDPAKIPARAIGVLPFTVDQGDTLLQPLGFAMAEFLTTDLSRSSELQIVDRLRTDAIMRELNLVDRGTVDPRTAPRVGKLVGARRLLIGDMHAEPGGSVRIDARIVDVLAGTVQNLVSATAPVDRAIDAEKALALRVFDELGITLTPAQRIAVEQKQTTNVAATVAFGKGLEAEAHGDAAAAAAHFEEAARQDVAFNAARTQLAGNSSSTSERSRGTQRVLELTASAINAPVVTKPPEAADVALASQVLTLLITVRVF; encoded by the coding sequence ATGCCGAGCCGCTCCACTCATGTCGTCCGGCTGTGCCGTCTGTGCCGTGTCCCCGCGATCGCGTTCGCCGGTTCGCTCGCCAGTGTGTTCGCGACCGCATGCGCCAGCGCCCCGATCAACCGGCAGGCCGCCGCGATCACCAACGCCGATCGAGACGCGAAGCGCGCGCTCGACCGCGAATCACAGATCGACCCCGCGAAGATCCCGGCGCGCGCGATCGGCGTGCTGCCCTTCACGGTCGATCAAGGCGACACGCTGCTTCAACCACTCGGCTTCGCCATGGCCGAGTTTCTCACGACGGATCTGTCGCGGTCGAGCGAGCTGCAGATCGTCGATCGACTGCGCACCGACGCGATCATGCGCGAGCTGAACCTCGTCGATCGCGGGACGGTCGATCCGCGCACCGCCCCGCGCGTCGGCAAGCTCGTTGGCGCGCGACGATTGCTGATCGGCGACATGCACGCCGAGCCGGGCGGCTCCGTACGTATCGACGCGCGCATCGTCGACGTGCTCGCCGGCACCGTCCAGAACCTGGTGTCGGCCACCGCGCCCGTCGACCGCGCCATCGACGCCGAGAAGGCGCTGGCGCTTCGAGTGTTCGATGAGCTGGGAATCACGCTGACGCCGGCGCAGCGCATCGCGGTCGAGCAGAAGCAAACGACCAACGTCGCGGCGACCGTCGCCTTCGGTAAGGGTCTCGAGGCCGAGGCGCACGGCGATGCGGCGGCGGCGGCGGCGCACTTCGAGGAAGCGGCGCGCCAGGACGTGGCGTTCAACGCGGCGCGTACACAGCTCGCCGGCAATTCCTCCAGTACGTCCGAGCGCTCGCGCGGCACACAACGCGTGCTCGAGCTCACCGCGTCCGCGATCAACGCGCCGGTCGTGACCAAGCCGCCCGAGGCGGCGGACGTGGCCCTGGCGTCGCAGGTGCTCACGCTTCTCATCACCGTGAGGGTTTTCTAA
- a CDS encoding Ig-like domain-containing protein, with the protein MQTWRSIPKTVVWGAVMMALASCIGPDATTGVKVPAGTARFALRANITAPAATQVFLAAFYVKNGKLTGIDSTGDLDSLDINNDIGVLGAQIVDLKQAAGDQSIPLSVNVGPCLADASVAKTNGGCPVFIFAELLKGQNTLPANPVDFDPGDNALDDDAIGPVFVAPGSTVSMPRALELHQISNILVQPSALAVQIGQSTVLQATAFDNTGTPVANPGFTFTSASPSIATVNAGGVVTGVAIGSTTVTVTGGGRSIAVPVQVTAAPNLVLPSDTTAQFTIKPGGAGSGQVSIPIVSSLASSGVQAALQAPSIAFLGAATGWLSVQLSSPTTPASLNMVVTSSAASLSPGSYVAAVTVKSTNPSVAARTVVAVLTVSSTASVSGATSITFNGSNFSPNCTWTFATTSQLQMTVTPSADGSVSGTVQLSGNTTFAPAASGTGCNDGGGAYSVSLPVTGTASHLTFTGAIVSWLTATFSGSLSNGAVTGTLTLSFTEPPASSGSGSALVTMK; encoded by the coding sequence ATGCAGACGTGGCGGAGTATCCCCAAGACGGTGGTGTGGGGGGCGGTCATGATGGCGCTGGCCAGCTGCATTGGTCCCGATGCGACGACCGGCGTCAAGGTTCCCGCGGGCACGGCACGCTTCGCGTTGCGCGCGAACATCACCGCGCCGGCCGCGACGCAGGTGTTTCTCGCGGCGTTCTATGTGAAGAACGGCAAGCTGACCGGCATCGATTCGACCGGGGATCTCGACAGCCTCGACATCAATAACGACATCGGCGTGCTGGGCGCCCAGATTGTCGATCTCAAACAAGCGGCGGGCGATCAGAGCATTCCGCTCTCGGTGAACGTCGGCCCGTGCCTCGCCGACGCGTCGGTGGCGAAGACGAACGGCGGTTGTCCGGTGTTCATTTTCGCGGAGCTGTTGAAGGGGCAGAACACGCTCCCGGCCAATCCGGTCGACTTCGATCCGGGCGACAACGCTCTCGATGATGACGCGATTGGTCCGGTGTTCGTAGCGCCCGGCAGTACCGTGTCGATGCCGCGGGCGCTCGAGCTGCACCAGATCTCGAATATCCTCGTGCAGCCGTCTGCGCTCGCGGTGCAAATCGGTCAATCGACCGTGCTCCAAGCGACGGCCTTCGACAACACCGGTACTCCAGTCGCCAATCCGGGGTTCACGTTTACATCTGCCTCGCCGAGCATCGCTACCGTCAACGCCGGAGGTGTGGTCACCGGCGTCGCGATCGGTTCGACGACGGTCACCGTCACGGGCGGCGGTCGCAGCATCGCGGTCCCCGTTCAGGTCACTGCGGCCCCGAACCTCGTCTTGCCGAGTGATACCACGGCTCAATTCACGATCAAGCCGGGTGGGGCGGGAAGCGGCCAGGTATCCATTCCGATCGTGAGCAGTCTGGCGTCGAGTGGAGTGCAGGCGGCGCTCCAAGCACCGTCGATCGCGTTCCTCGGCGCGGCCACTGGATGGCTGTCCGTTCAACTGTCGTCACCGACCACGCCGGCGTCGCTGAACATGGTCGTCACGTCGAGCGCGGCGTCGCTGTCGCCTGGAAGCTATGTCGCGGCGGTCACAGTGAAGTCCACCAATCCATCGGTGGCGGCGCGCACGGTCGTCGCGGTGCTCACGGTGTCGTCAACCGCCAGCGTTTCGGGCGCGACCAGCATCACGTTCAACGGCTCCAACTTCTCGCCGAACTGCACCTGGACGTTCGCGACGACGTCGCAGTTGCAGATGACCGTGACGCCGAGCGCCGATGGGAGTGTGAGCGGCACCGTACAGCTTTCCGGAAACACGACGTTTGCGCCGGCCGCGTCCGGGACGGGCTGCAACGACGGGGGTGGCGCGTACTCCGTTTCGTTGCCCGTGACCGGAACGGCGTCGCATCTCACGTTCACCGGCGCGATCGTGAGCTGGTTGACCGCGACGTTCTCGGGATCGCTGAGCAACGGGGCCGTGACGGGCACGCTGACGCTGTCCTTCACTGAGCCGCCCGCGTCGTCGGGATCGGGCAGCGCATTGGTCACTATGAAGTGA
- a CDS encoding CsgG/HfaB family protein has product MRYTSVILSAALLAPALTFAQSEAPTVAVMNFTGGSMTPRPGDYAALGRGISELLTNALASNPNIRLADRARLSDLLAEQRLAASGQVDPETAVRLGKVLGVRHFVTGGFLIDPKNRMRFDVRSVNVETSEIEFRETIEGKVDDLFDLIDRMDRKLTAAVGVAFAPQQQGAARPSTKNAQRWVDSLTAKKP; this is encoded by the coding sequence ATGCGGTACACCTCGGTCATTCTCTCGGCCGCGCTTCTCGCGCCCGCTCTGACGTTCGCGCAGAGCGAAGCACCCACGGTTGCGGTGATGAATTTCACCGGCGGCTCGATGACGCCGCGCCCCGGCGACTACGCGGCGCTGGGACGCGGCATCTCGGAACTGCTCACGAACGCGCTGGCGTCGAATCCGAACATTCGCCTGGCCGATCGCGCGCGATTGAGCGACCTGCTCGCCGAGCAACGGCTCGCGGCATCGGGGCAGGTCGATCCCGAGACGGCCGTCCGCCTGGGCAAGGTGCTCGGCGTTCGGCACTTCGTGACCGGCGGCTTTCTCATCGATCCGAAAAATCGCATGCGATTCGACGTGCGATCGGTGAACGTCGAGACGTCGGAGATCGAGTTTCGTGAAACGATCGAAGGCAAAGTCGACGATCTGTTCGATCTCATCGATCGCATGGATCGAAAGCTCACCGCGGCGGTTGGTGTCGCGTTCGCGCCGCAACAGCAAGGTGCGGCGCGGCCGTCGACCAAGAACGCGCAGCGGTGGGTCGATTCGCTGACGGCGAAGAAGCCGTAG
- a CDS encoding MmgE/PrpD family protein, whose protein sequence is MSAERELATFAASVTLENVPHPVLEMIESLMVDWYGSAVAGKDGRPVLAMRDFARAMGPATGPCTIVPTGEKTTAAFAALINGASSHVVEQDDVHNGSVFHPATVVFPAVIAAAQQENATGAAVLAASIVGYEVGIRIGEFLGRSHYKIFHTTGTAGTVAAAAAVGRLLELDAEQIQHAMGSAGTQAAGLWEFLRDAADSKQLHTAKAASDGLLAAYLAREGVTGARAILTGEQGMAAGMSSDADASRLTDRLGTRWAILETSYKWHASCRHTHPSADALLDLMARESLSHTDIASITARVHQGAIDVLGKVDRPTNVHQAKFSMGTVLGLIAVHGAAGLREFDEHGLTDARVTSLRDRVRMVCDPEVDAEYPRRWIGRVEVETTDGRRLSGRADVPKGDPGNALSREEIEEKAVRLGGAREVIGRIRAMEDTASVRELFSTA, encoded by the coding sequence ATGAGCGCGGAGCGCGAGTTGGCGACGTTCGCGGCGAGTGTGACGCTGGAGAACGTGCCGCACCCAGTCCTCGAGATGATCGAGTCGCTGATGGTCGACTGGTACGGCTCGGCGGTAGCGGGCAAGGACGGCCGGCCGGTGCTGGCGATGCGTGACTTCGCGCGCGCGATGGGTCCGGCGACGGGACCGTGTACGATCGTGCCGACGGGAGAGAAGACGACCGCCGCGTTCGCCGCCTTGATCAACGGCGCGTCGTCGCACGTGGTCGAGCAGGACGACGTGCACAACGGATCGGTGTTTCATCCGGCGACCGTCGTGTTCCCCGCCGTCATCGCGGCGGCGCAGCAGGAGAATGCGACGGGCGCGGCCGTGCTGGCGGCGTCGATCGTCGGTTACGAAGTCGGCATTCGCATCGGCGAATTCCTCGGACGGTCGCATTACAAGATCTTTCATACGACGGGAACGGCGGGCACGGTCGCCGCGGCGGCCGCGGTCGGGCGATTGCTCGAGCTCGACGCGGAGCAGATCCAGCACGCGATGGGATCCGCGGGCACGCAGGCCGCCGGATTGTGGGAATTCCTGCGCGACGCCGCGGACTCGAAGCAGCTGCACACCGCCAAAGCGGCGTCGGACGGCTTGCTGGCGGCGTATCTCGCGCGCGAGGGTGTCACCGGCGCGCGCGCGATTCTCACCGGCGAGCAGGGCATGGCGGCGGGCATGTCCAGCGATGCCGATGCGTCGCGACTCACCGACCGTCTGGGCACGCGGTGGGCGATTTTAGAGACTTCATATAAGTGGCATGCGTCGTGCCGGCACACGCATCCGTCCGCCGACGCGCTGCTCGATCTCATGGCGCGCGAGTCATTGTCGCACACGGACATTGCGTCGATCACGGCGCGCGTCCATCAAGGCGCGATCGACGTCTTGGGGAAGGTGGATCGCCCTACCAACGTGCATCAAGCCAAATTCTCGATGGGCACCGTGCTCGGTCTGATCGCCGTGCACGGCGCGGCGGGCCTTCGCGAGTTCGACGAGCACGGACTCACCGATGCGCGTGTGACGTCGCTGCGCGACCGGGTGCGCATGGTGTGCGATCCGGAGGTCGATGCCGAGTATCCGCGGCGGTGGATTGGGCGGGTGGAGGTGGAGACCACGGACGGCCGTCGATTGAGCGGGCGCGCGGATGTGCCGAAGGGTGATCCAGGGAATGCGTTGTCGCGCGAGGAGATCGAGGAGAAGGCCGTGCGACTGGGGGGCGCCCGCGAGGTGATCGGACGTATTCGCGCCATGGAGGACACCGCGTCGGTACGCGAGCTCTTCTCAACTGCTTGA
- a CDS encoding CaiB/BaiF CoA-transferase family protein — MSALPLEGMTVVALEHAVSGPLCTRHLADYGARVIKIERPEGDFARGYDESVHGLSSYFVWLNRGKESVVLDLREASGRDALDRLLARADVFVQNLGPGSAARLGVDYESLKARFPKLIVTDISGYGEPGPMRDKKAYDLLLQAEGGLLSVTGSDDSPARCGVSIVDIAAGMYAFSGTLLALMQRARDGHGTAVSVSMLDAVAEWMSQPVYFGRYGEAPPRRSGASHPTIAPYGPHRTGDGEVMLGIQNEREWSRFCAEVLEQPSLAADERFDRNTKRVANRGELTRIIEDVFMQSSSEQIVARLDAAEIANGRVNDVHGVAVHEQLQARGRWADVQTENGSIAALRPPIDLRGSTASMGDVPTLGQHTKAVLKELGL, encoded by the coding sequence ATGTCGGCCTTGCCGCTCGAGGGAATGACGGTCGTGGCGCTGGAGCACGCGGTGTCCGGGCCGCTGTGTACGCGACATCTCGCGGATTATGGCGCGCGGGTGATCAAGATCGAGCGTCCCGAGGGCGATTTCGCGCGCGGCTACGACGAGTCGGTGCATGGCTTGTCATCGTACTTCGTGTGGCTCAATCGCGGCAAGGAGAGTGTGGTACTGGATCTCAGGGAGGCGAGCGGGCGCGACGCCCTGGATCGGCTGCTCGCGCGCGCTGATGTATTCGTGCAGAACCTGGGACCGGGATCGGCGGCGCGTCTCGGCGTCGATTACGAATCTCTAAAGGCGCGATTTCCGAAGCTCATCGTCACGGACATCTCGGGATACGGCGAGCCCGGCCCCATGCGGGACAAGAAAGCCTATGACCTGCTGCTGCAGGCCGAGGGTGGATTGCTCTCCGTGACCGGCAGCGACGATTCGCCGGCGCGATGCGGCGTGTCCATCGTGGACATCGCCGCCGGTATGTATGCGTTCTCGGGAACGCTCCTGGCGCTCATGCAGCGCGCTCGCGACGGACACGGCACCGCGGTCTCGGTGTCGATGCTCGACGCGGTCGCCGAGTGGATGTCGCAGCCTGTGTATTTCGGCCGCTATGGCGAAGCGCCGCCTCGGCGAAGTGGTGCGTCGCATCCGACGATCGCGCCGTACGGGCCGCATCGCACCGGCGACGGCGAAGTGATGCTCGGCATTCAGAACGAACGCGAGTGGTCGCGCTTCTGCGCCGAGGTGCTGGAGCAGCCGAGCCTCGCGGCGGACGAGCGATTCGATCGCAACACCAAGCGCGTCGCGAATCGTGGAGAGCTGACACGAATCATCGAAGACGTGTTCATGCAATCGAGCAGCGAGCAGATCGTCGCGCGGCTCGACGCCGCCGAGATCGCGAACGGACGCGTGAACGATGTACATGGTGTCGCGGTGCACGAGCAGCTTCAGGCGCGCGGTCGCTGGGCCGACGTGCAGACGGAGAATGGATCGATCGCGGCGCTGCGGCCGCCCATCGACTTGCGCGGGTCGACTGCATCGATGGGCGACGTGCCGACGCTTGGCCAACATACCAAAGCGGTACTGAAGGAGCTCGGTCTATGA
- a CDS encoding acyl-CoA dehydrogenase family protein, translated as MTDYEDIRQPVRALCAEFPSAYWQRVDEARAYPEEFVDALTKAGWLAALIPQEYDGAGLGLAEASVIMEEINRSGANAGACHGQLYNMGTVLRHGSDAQKREYLPRIARGELRLQSMGVTEPTTGTDTTKTKTTAVRRGDSYIVNGQKVWMSRAQHSDLMILLARTTLLAETQRKTEGLSLFIVDIKAALGAGLTLKPIRNMVNHETSEAFFEDVEIPAANRIGEEGKGFRYILDGLNAERTLIAAECIGDGYWFVDRATHYASERVVFDRPIGRNQGVQFPIAESYIEVEAANLMRWKACELFDAGEPCGAEANMAKYLAAKASWEAANVCLQTHGGFGFAAEFDVERKFRETRLYQVAPISTNLILSYVAEHVLGLPRSF; from the coding sequence ATGACTGACTACGAAGACATACGACAACCGGTTCGCGCCCTGTGCGCCGAATTTCCCTCGGCCTACTGGCAGCGCGTGGACGAGGCGCGGGCGTACCCCGAAGAATTTGTCGATGCGCTGACGAAGGCCGGCTGGCTCGCGGCGCTCATTCCGCAGGAGTACGACGGCGCGGGGCTCGGGCTTGCCGAAGCTTCGGTCATCATGGAGGAGATCAATCGCAGCGGCGCGAACGCCGGCGCATGTCATGGGCAGCTTTACAACATGGGCACGGTGCTGCGGCACGGATCCGACGCGCAGAAACGCGAATATCTGCCGCGCATCGCTCGTGGCGAGCTTCGGCTGCAGTCGATGGGCGTCACCGAACCGACGACCGGCACCGACACGACGAAGACCAAGACGACCGCGGTGCGGCGCGGCGATTCGTACATCGTCAACGGCCAGAAGGTGTGGATGTCGCGCGCGCAGCATTCCGACTTGATGATTCTGCTCGCGCGCACGACGCTGCTCGCCGAGACGCAGCGCAAAACCGAGGGGCTTTCTCTTTTCATCGTGGACATCAAGGCCGCGCTTGGAGCCGGGCTCACGCTCAAGCCGATTCGCAACATGGTGAATCACGAGACGAGCGAGGCGTTCTTCGAGGACGTGGAGATTCCGGCGGCAAATCGGATTGGCGAGGAAGGCAAAGGATTTCGCTACATCCTCGACGGCTTGAACGCCGAGCGGACGCTCATCGCGGCCGAATGCATCGGTGACGGATACTGGTTTGTCGATCGCGCGACGCACTATGCGTCGGAGCGAGTCGTGTTCGACCGGCCGATCGGGCGCAATCAGGGCGTGCAATTTCCGATCGCCGAGAGTTACATCGAAGTCGAGGCGGCGAATCTCATGCGCTGGAAAGCGTGCGAGCTCTTCGACGCCGGCGAGCCCTGCGGCGCCGAGGCGAACATGGCGAAGTATCTCGCGGCGAAAGCGTCATGGGAAGCTGCGAACGTGTGCCTCCAGACGCATGGCGGCTTTGGATTCGCGGCGGAGTTCGACGTCGAGCGCAAGTTTCGCGAGACGCGGTTGTATCAGGTGGCGCCGATCTCGACGAATCTGATTCTTTCGTATGTCGCCGAGCACGTGCTCGGGCTGCCGAGGTCGTTCTGA
- a CDS encoding MaoC family dehydratase N-terminal domain-containing protein codes for MDQLSQWIGRRESHDDWVTPSRVAAWHATLDHDAPAVSEGDDVPPAIYWALFPPLTRTSELSDDGHPRRGGFFPPVELPRRMWAGSRLVWHRPLRVGEHLVRESTIANIEEKQGRAGPLVFVTVHHAVRAGKEMLLEDDQGLVYRGADRAPLRSAEARPSTWLRTLSPNEVLLFRYSALMFNGHRIHYDRQYAESEGYPNVVVHGPLIATLLLDLLAANTHNATVTRFQFKATRPAFANEPLTLHGQPAVDRGHFHLWSDGVEAEAWTR; via the coding sequence ATGGACCAACTCTCGCAGTGGATCGGCCGGCGCGAATCGCACGACGATTGGGTGACGCCATCGCGCGTCGCGGCGTGGCACGCGACGCTCGATCACGACGCGCCCGCGGTGAGCGAAGGCGACGACGTACCACCCGCGATCTACTGGGCATTGTTTCCACCCCTCACGCGCACGAGCGAGCTGAGTGACGACGGGCATCCGCGCCGCGGCGGGTTTTTCCCGCCCGTCGAGCTGCCCAGGCGCATGTGGGCCGGCAGCCGGCTCGTGTGGCATCGTCCACTGCGTGTCGGCGAACATCTGGTGCGCGAATCGACCATCGCGAACATCGAAGAGAAGCAGGGAAGAGCCGGCCCGCTCGTCTTCGTCACCGTGCACCATGCCGTGCGCGCTGGAAAGGAGATGCTGCTCGAGGACGATCAGGGTCTCGTGTATCGTGGGGCCGATCGCGCGCCGCTGCGTTCCGCCGAGGCGCGGCCGTCGACATGGTTGCGTACCCTCAGTCCGAATGAGGTGCTCCTCTTCCGATATTCCGCGCTGATGTTCAACGGCCACCGCATTCACTACGATCGACAGTATGCCGAGTCCGAGGGGTATCCGAATGTCGTGGTGCACGGTCCGCTCATCGCGACGCTGCTGCTCGATCTGCTCGCCGCCAACACGCACAACGCAACGGTGACGCGCTTTCAGTTCAAGGCCACGCGTCCGGCATTCGCGAATGAACCGCTCACGCTGCACGGCCAACCGGCGGTCGATCGCGGTCACTTTCACTTGTGGTCCGACGGCGTGGAGGCGGAAGCATGGACGCGCTGA
- a CDS encoding CoA ester lyase — MDALTSPARSWLFVPANRPERFAKAAASGADRVIIDLEDSVTPADKAAACAGLARTELPASVPVYVRVNAASTEWFDANIEVAAHLDVTGVLLPKVELPGDIKRADARLPAEFQIVPIVETAGGVWNVLEVAHAPRVERLVFGALDFELDTGMLEGDDTFAYARSRIVLASRIAGLAPPIDAVTIGIDDEAALTRDAERSRRFGFAGKLCIHPRQVAPLNRLFAPTAAEMAWAESILAEADKRPGEGAFALNGTMVDRPVIERARRIVASKVIPSEARDLTSR, encoded by the coding sequence ATGGACGCGCTGACGTCGCCCGCACGGTCGTGGTTGTTCGTGCCCGCGAATCGTCCGGAACGTTTTGCCAAAGCGGCGGCGAGCGGCGCGGATCGCGTCATCATCGATCTCGAGGACTCAGTCACGCCGGCTGACAAAGCGGCGGCGTGCGCCGGTCTCGCTCGCACCGAGTTGCCGGCGTCGGTGCCCGTCTACGTTCGAGTGAATGCGGCGAGCACCGAATGGTTCGATGCGAACATCGAGGTTGCCGCGCATCTCGACGTCACCGGCGTGCTGCTGCCCAAAGTCGAGCTGCCGGGCGACATCAAGCGCGCCGATGCCCGTCTGCCGGCCGAGTTTCAGATCGTGCCGATCGTCGAGACGGCGGGCGGCGTGTGGAACGTGCTGGAAGTCGCGCACGCTCCGCGCGTCGAACGACTGGTCTTCGGCGCGCTCGACTTCGAGCTCGATACCGGCATGCTCGAGGGAGACGACACCTTCGCGTACGCGCGCTCGCGGATCGTGCTGGCGTCGCGCATTGCCGGACTGGCGCCGCCGATCGATGCGGTGACGATCGGCATCGACGACGAAGCGGCATTGACTCGCGACGCCGAGCGAAGCCGCCGCTTTGGGTTCGCGGGAAAACTCTGTATTCACCCGCGGCAGGTTGCGCCGCTCAATCGCCTGTTCGCGCCGACCGCCGCGGAGATGGCATGGGCGGAGTCGATCCTGGCCGAGGCGGACAAACGGCCGGGCGAGGGGGCGTTCGCGTTGAACGGGACGATGGTGGATCGTCCGGTGATCGAGCGTGCGCGGCGGATCGTAGCCAGCAAAGTCATCCCGAGCGAAGCGAGGGATTTAACGTCCCGGTAG